GAGTTCAGAAGGAACACACGCACcatctccccatatttgaatgtagtagattatcttttttcattcatgtttacctttttatctttctcttccttcttgtatttgaatttcaaagtttctctgcagctttagaattttcattaggaatgcaTGGAAGTCTTCTCTCTCATTaagatccattttccccctgtaaTATATACTTGGTTTTGGAGGTTAAGTTATTCTTGGGTTGAAAGCCCTGTCTTCTGGAATATCCTATTTCAGATTCTCTACTTGTTTATAGTGGTGCTTCTAAATCATGGGtggtcctgactgtggctccttggtacacaaattctttctttctggctacttacagtattttttcttcgacttagaagctctggattttgaccaTGATGTTcccgggagttttcattttggtgtttctttcaggaggttaccagtggattctttctctttttattctgccttctggttctaagagatctaggcaattttcttttaatatttcttgaaataagatacCTAGGCTTCTTTTTTTAGTAATAATAGTCAGAtagaccaatgattcttaatatattttcctttatcttttttccaggtcaattatttttgctttgagttactttacttttttcccctatttttcagccttttgactttgtttaataTTCCTTGTTGCTTCATGAAGTCATTGGTTTCTGTTTGATCTATTCcagttttcagggagtttgttgcttgggcaaggctTTGTACCTCTTGTAACAAACGGCTATCATTTCTTTGTAGGTTTTTCCTCAAGTATTTTCATTCCAATGATCAAAACACTTTTAGACTAATTAAAAAACTCttgtttcatctcttccaggaattctcgTTGAGTCTCAGCCCAGTGTTATTTTCTGAGATATTGCCTCTAGATGTTTTGGAGTCCCTTTCTTCTGTGTTTATGCCTTGAGCATCCCTGCTACCATAGTAGCTCATTATGGgggggttcttttttttgtttgcccattcttCCAGCTTTTGTTCTGACTTTTGACTTGATATTAGGACTGGGTTCTGCCACACCTCTGGAGGAAGGTCTGGatggtcctgttgctgctttcttgggataTTGATTATTGTGTTATTTCAGGATCTCTGGGACCAGTTGGGGACCTTCAAACTTCCAGTCCTCCGAGACTTATAAGATCCaaggaaaagtctgattgctgcttgcctggtctgagctctgcaagatCCTGACCTGGGTTAAGGTCTGAGTAATAGTAATCTGCTACTAGACTCAGCCACCATCAACCAGCTGGGAAGCGTTGCTGGTTCATTATGGCAGAATTGTAGATTGCCCTCTTCCTTCCTTGATTATTCTCTGTAGCCTGCACTAGATGTTGGAAGTGAGACCCTGCTCTGAGCCTAGCCTGGGGTCTCAGTCACACCACTTCTGTTCTTATTTTCTGAAATTCCTCCCTTCTGCATACATACATAGCCAAGGCCTTCCTAACCCAGGGACCCTAACTAGTATGTACAGGTTCCCTTCTCACTCTGCCCTGAATCCGTGACCTGAAACTGGCTAGTGGGCCACAAACCTTCCAGCTCACACTTGTCCCCATTGCAGTGCCACAGTGCAGGACTGGTGGTACCTTGGCATGGCATGGGTCTGGGGCTTCCTCTTGCCCTGCTGTATAGCTTCCTTCTGGCTGCTGAAGTGCTATGCACAGCATGCAACTGAACCAACTCATCCCTAGTGTCTAcagatcttctctgtctccttatgCCAAGCTAGACTGGACAAATGACTAattgtgactttttctggatttctccatcaggatttggtctggtgcattttctgtATCTGTTTGGAGGAGTGTGTAGAGAGGAGATTACCTTACTCCTTCCCAATAGTctgtcatcttgactctgccctacCCTATTTATCTTCTTAAAATGCCAGGCAACTTCCTCCACCTCCATCCcacgtctatctatctatcatattcCATTCGAATAAAGTATATTTGTCTAGATCTATATTCTAGCTATGGGTCTCATTCCATCAATACCTCCTTGCTTTAGAATATCtagtcatctttcttttttttccatgataCATTCTTGTATAGACATCTGAGGCCATGGATCTTATTGCTGGATCCTTTgttggattttgtctcctgttAATTTCTGGATTTTCTactatttcctttcttcattgTAGTTACTTTCTATGATATCTAGTTTTGTGGAGCAATGTAGGCACTTTTCCCCCATccattccttttcagttttaaaatcCTTTGATTAGATTTGAAAGCTCTAGacaagtacttttttaaaaaaaattaatccttgTTAGGTATAACCTATTCCTGGCCAGGAATCTATCATTGCATATAATGCTAATACTTCTGACCAGGTTTTCCAATTCATTTCCAcaggaaacaaataaaaaaatccaaaattttAGCCAGAGCCATCTCATCTGGTCTGTGACTCTGGGACCTAGTATCTGAACTCCAGTCCTTCTTTGATTCCAGGAAGGTATCACCTGGAATCTCCTGGTCCAATCTTTCCATGAATCCCAATTCTACCCTTTctgaaaatggaagaagagggaggacaaaaaaaatatcatagggttaggtcatcctgactctccAGGACCTGTGATTTAGATACAGATTCTTCTGGCAGAGAAGCACTTAGATAGGGTGTTTAATGAGCAAGGGGATTGATAAGAAATATAGGAGAGGGGAAGATTAACAGCAGTTTAGACCCAGAAGAGGCATTTCTCATTGATGAGTTCCCTCTGGGGCTTCCATTTTGGTGACAGGCACAGGCCAGCCCTGATGCATTCCCATCTCAGCAATGTTTCTGACTCTTGGACTTTGCCACCGTGATCCCATGAGTGTCTGAATAATTTgcaaattatatcatatattaaccaaaattAATATCCTGGTAATATGTGATGAATCAGGAGAAGCCATCTAGGCACTGCTTTCAGGGTTCTGGTATTATGATAGTGAATTCCAGAAAAATTCTAGACCTCCACAGTTCCAACCCAGCAGAACATCAAAAAGGTGCTGATAACCTTGAGGTGATGACTTTGAAGTTTTATCGATCACTTTGAGATGACTAGGATATGGTAATGAACTAATCCCAAGGTGGCACAAAGAGGAGCTAGTCTGTTTCCCACTAAAACCCTATGAAATGAGACTTCAAACACATGTCCTCACCCCAGCCTCCTGCCCCCAgcacttttccctctctctccagtCCATGCTGCCTAGTGCTTCCAACTCTAATCATGGTTAAGTGAGTGATAATTCTCtggctctcttccctccccatccctttccccatgATGCCTATTTCTTTTCACCACCCCCATTCCCCCATCTggctgtttgcttctgtttccctcCCTACTTTTGGGGGCTTGTCTCTGCCTTTATGAGCTGTTTGCCTCCATACCCTCTGTGTTTAATGAAAATGTGATTGCTGTCCCATTTCCCACCAGCAATTGTGGTGTTTTCTAGTGAGTACCCAAAGAACTGCAAATTGTCTGCCtgcccccatttcataatttcataaatttataaattatcaaTTCCCCACCTTTCAAGTAATAAATGTCAGAATTCATTGTTGTTCAACCAACTTACACTCACAAGGATCCCTCATCAGCTAGACCCAGACAAATCCAACTTCAGGCAAGACTACAATGACACTTTCTACGGAGAGAGTACCTGAGAGAACAATGCATGCTGAGGACTGAGCCTGGAGAGAAGAGCTCAGGAAAGACACTCACAGAACACAAGCAAGGCTTAGAAATGGAAACTCAGAGAAAGCATGGTTTATTGCCCTATAGGCCTCATCTTCCCTGTCTTGCTATGTTCTTCCCAGGGTTAGCCTTCCTCAGGGCAGTGGCCTCTGCGCTAAAGGTATGTCTCAGCCTCCTTCCTAACATAGGTGGTACTTCTATGCCTGGGACACACTTGCCTATATTGTGGGTGAATCATTCCATTCACATCAGTAGTTAAGCCAACTGCTTTCTATATAGGGGCTAGGCTATCTGTTAAAACAGTAGGTTGGGAAAGGGGCCATGTGCCCTGTGTCTCTGGTGGAAGCTCCATAGGAGGAAACCAGGTCCCTAAGGTTGGATAAGGTGCAGAATAGATTAAAGTATAGCCCCTGAGCTTGATTATCCATTGTTTTGGGGGTGCTCATCCATTGTTTCTTCTATGCCCCCCCCtactctcctcttcctaatttaGGATTCAGAAGATCCTGCCTGAGCAGCAGAGCAAAGAGCTGAAATTGTCCCGGAGTCATAACTTAGAATTCTGGTACCTAGAACAAAGTTAGTTGAGAAGGGCAGGGGATGGAGAAATGGAAGATACAGAGATCCTAGGGCATCCCAAGGCTCACATATACTACTACCACTAATGATGTTGGGCATCCTGTGTTGTTTATatcccccccacatacacacactcaccccAGCCATGCCAGGCAGTGCACAGGAAGTCTGCCCTAGTCATATGGAATTGCATTGGCTTGGTGAAGGGGAAGTAGGGTCCAGGAAGCAAGGCATGATGTTGAATGAACCTTCAGGGGTGGGTAGGTGGCTAAGAGCTTTGCAAGGAAGGCAAACACACACTACTTCCCCCAGGGTGCTAATATTTTCAAACGACACACATTTAGGGTGAAATCCCTCCCTTCCCATATTGTACAATGGTGTAGGTCCCTGATGGCTCTATGTTAGTTACCTGCTTTGGCACCTCAGAGACAGGTAATATATCAGACTCTTATGTCACTACTAGCCATCATGTCCTAGAATTCTAGTGTAAAACCAGTGTCATACCAAATCTATACCTAATCTCCCATATAAGGGGGAGATAACCCCCTTTCCTTTATTCCTAGACCCCTTGTCCCTGGGAAATCATCTCCCTTGAACTGACTGGGAACAAGGTGCAGGGAAGGCGTAGAGGATCATTTGGTCTCTTTCTCCAAAGTTCTGTGAAGATGTGAGTTTGGCTCTCACTATAGATGTGTGGGCCCTGGATTGCTGTTTCATTCCTGGACTATGAGTAATTATCTGGAGACAGAGGAAAAATCTCCTGTTGGCATTCACTGCCCCATGTTCCCAGCCTGGTTTGTTTTCTAGGAgattggtcacagttccaaagtgCGTGCGCATGCTCACATGCCTACGAGTACGTGACAGTAAGTCTCAGGACATGGAgaggtgggtgtgtgtgtgtgtgtgcccaccTCTCCATGTCCTGAGACTTACTGTCACTCATCCAcactcaccccaccccagccttCCAACTTCTAAAAGAACACTGCTGGAAAGGCAGCAGGCCAATATAACGCAGTACCACAAGAAAAGCCAGTcattcaaatatttactaagcatatACTAAACATTTACTAAAATGGAGTTACCATCCCATCTGGACTTTGTAACAAAGGAGAGGAAATCTGGTCAGAGTTTGACAGACACTCCAGCTTTGGGagaacacagatttagagctgggaggaaccttagataCCATGTAGATCAAGCCCCTCATTTTCTAGAACCATGCAGACAGCACATATGAAAGTCAGGACTcaaccccaggtcttcctggatccaagtccagcactccagtCACACCAACATGCTACTTCTCTACCTAGATGTCAGAGGTCTCAGAAGAAAAGAGAGTTAGCATCCTGTGACCTAAAATTCAGTAGAAGAAATCCACCCAGTGGGATAGagagctctcaagaatgaaattctgaagacataaggaaacaattctgatgaagagggaaagaagatcTAACAGAGTGATATGGATGCTAGGGACTTTATTGACagactttggtttttaaaaagactgaaaatgtgAGTCTCTATTAGTATCCAAATATGGAAGATGAAAGCAAGGGCCAGTGACAAAATTAAAGTGGCATGGTTGTACAAGAATAGTGTCAGGACTGCTAAAGCTAGACTTCTCAAGAGATTTAGTTTATTCTGTGGATGAGAaaaatggtttattttttaaaataagatatacTGGGTAAAAGAGTAAGATCAGAGAAAGTATGGGATCACTGCTTGGGTAGATGGGATGATGATAACGTATGATTTAGAGAAGACAGAGTTGTTCAATTCATACTTATTTCTGTCTTCCTTACAAAGGAGAATGATCTCTGGCCTGGAAAAGACAGAACCAAATGGCTAATAGGTGAAATCCAAGATAATTTGGAAGATAGTAAGACAATATTGACAAAAACCACATCAAGGGTGGAACTTTGACCAGACCACCAGCTTCTGGGCAGAACCCTTTTCTCCCTATAGTGGTCCTCTGCACAATCACAAGAGCCTAGACTCTTTCCTGGGGCCTTATTTTCCTTCCTAAGGTTCTTGTTTCTTTGGCAACCCactaccttttctctctctttttttaaagttttactttttttacttagcaaaaatctactttctctctctcctgtcactcatttccccccccccacacacactttgaaaaaagaaaagaaaaatgcctttgtaataaatatgcatagacaagcaaaatgaattcccatGTTGTCCATGTCTAAAAATATGTGTCTCGTTTTGTACCTTGAGTCAATCACCTCTCTATGAGGAGGTAGGCAAACTGCTTCATCCTTgttcctctggaatcatgtttaTTATGGCATTGCTTCGAAGTCTACCCactatcttttcccttctccacctcctccttgaTGAAATTACCTTTGAACAGGGTCATTCACATATATTCCTCTTATCTGTTTCACATTATGCTAGGAAAATGAGGGGTGCTAAATGCTTCATGACCCTGGTTCCTGATAAAGACATGGCTAACAAGGAAAATTACTgaagttttttcccctttcttagaAAAAGCATTCCTTTATCCATCTGTGTTTCCATCAATCCCATTCTGCatagaaaaatatatgtatttaagatttttaaaaattctagttTTAATGATCACCTCAAAaagaatatattcatatataaagaacagaaaaatatcaTGTGAAAACGTGGATCTCTATTAgtataacttgattttttttgtccattggagcattttatttgtatgtatgttttacaCTCTTAGAAAAAGAATCCCAGGATTTTTCCTCCTGTGTGTTTTCATCTTGCTTCCTCATGGTGCATGATGCCAGCTGAGGTTGTAAGCACAATAAACCCAAACTGACGCGAGGGTAGGAGATTATTCTGCCACTTTTCCAGATCTTTCAATTCAACATCAAACCTGGGGCTGATTACACCACACTTGTTTAATCGGCCCATGAGGTTCACAACAGTTTTTCCCGCTCTGTGATCATCAATGATCTCAAATTCGCCAATATAACCATGTTTCATCATCACAGTTAAGAACTGGACAATTACTTTAGAGCACGGCCTAATGAGAACCTGGCATTTTCCCCACTTTTCTGCATTTTTGATGCTTCTGAGAGCATCTGCCAGGCCATTCATGCGTACCATGGTGGCAACGCTGCAAGATGGCGGAAAGAGctagcttgctttttttttttaacaagtatgTAATACATGCAAcacattactttcaaagctgtcatgcttgtctgtttccttctgaacttctttcaattctcttctgcacatttttaaaaaattacttcaatgcctctttctttctttc
This region of Trichosurus vulpecula isolate mTriVul1 chromosome 3, mTriVul1.pri, whole genome shotgun sequence genomic DNA includes:
- the LOC118844411 gene encoding 40S ribosomal protein S15a-like, encoding MVRMNGLADALRSIKNAEKWGKCQVLIRPCSKVIVQFLTVMMKHGYIGEFEIIDDHRAGKTVVNLMGRLNKCGVISPRFDVELKDLEKWQNNLLPSRQFGFIVLTTSAGIMHHEEAR